A genomic region of Trifolium pratense cultivar HEN17-A07 linkage group LG3, ARS_RC_1.1, whole genome shotgun sequence contains the following coding sequences:
- the LOC123913860 gene encoding probable leucine-rich repeat receptor-like serine/threonine-protein kinase At3g14840, producing MFTDDQTYNSLGRRIFDIYIQNRLVVKDFNIAKEAGGVGKAIIKKFTAIVTRNTLEIHHDWAGKGTTGILFDSVYALISAISVDPDFTPPAEKGSSIPVRVIVAVVVAGVLVIFMVFGFAWWRRCRQQIGPLERELKGLEFQPGLFTLRQIKAATNNFDIEFKIGEGGFDPALICSLFDC from the exons ATGTTCACGGATGATCAAACATATAACAGCCTTGGAAGACGTATATTTGACATCTATATTCAG AATAGGTTGGTGGTGAAGGATTTCAATATTGCAAAAGAAGCCGGTGGAGTTGGTAAGGCAATCATAAAGAAGTTCACTGCTATTGTGACTAGAAATACATTGGAGATTCACCATGATTGGGCTGGGAAAGGGACAACTGGAATCCTGTTTGATTCAGTATATGCTCTTATATCGGCTATATCGGTTGATCCTG ACTTTACACCCCCGGCAGAAAAGGGAAGCAGCATACCTGTGAGGGTTATTGTTGCAGTTGTAGTTGCTGGTGTACTAGTTATATTCATGGTATTTGGTTTTGCTTGGTGGAGAAGATGTCGACAACAGATAGGTCCATTAGAAAGAG AGCTAAAAGGTTTGGAATTCCAACCTGGGTTATTTACGTTACGACAAATCAAAGCAGCAACTAACAACTTCGATATTGAGTTTAAGATTGGAGAAGGAGGGTTTGATCCTGCTTTGATTTGTTCTCTGTTTG ATTGTTGA